TTCGGCCTGACTCttacagctctgctctcctgccttaTAATTAGCAGCATCACCTCAGCCTCCGAGCTGGATGTCTGAGCCACCCTTGCCAAAAATCCGTGCCCTTTGCATTTCCCAGGCATGGAGTGAGTGCGGGCTCGtctcctccctgcttcccccCACCCTCACCGGTAGTCCATTTCCCCCCatctgtgcccagggaggtctCCTCAGGTGAGACCAGAAGTCACCATGCCCAGGTGGGGTGCACAGTGCGGTGCTGAGGGGTCAGGACAGGCTAGGGGTGGCCAACAGAGAAAGGGGCTCCAGAAAGTGCAGGAAGTGTCTGGCAGCAGATGACATGGGACACGAACTTCAGGGGTGGGACTATTCCCTGTACTGGCAGAATTGATGAGCTCCTGGCACAACGGCGCCTGGCTCCACTGAGCCCCCGGAAGGGAGGCCAGGGAAGGGCTCTGTAGCCCCCCCGGCCATGGCCCCATGGGCCCTGCTGCATCACGATGGCTCTGCAGAAAcctgagctcccagcagtgaCTGCGGCTCCCTATTTGTGGCATGTGACTTGTCCCCAGAAACAGGCGCTGCTATTTTGGCTGGTGGATAATCAGCCTCTCAAAAATAGGCGATGGCTCCAGGAGGGTGCGTGGGGGAGAGAGCGTTCTGGAAGGGACACACCCCTGGGCAGGGGAGAATAAAATCTGCtgttcccctgccccagcccagcaccgcTCCAGCCACTGCACcgagcagagctgcagcacaaccAGGAGCACTCgttgggagcagagatgctttGCCGCCTGCACTTTATGCCGCCCATGTCCAGCTCGCTGTTCCCGTGGCTGGGACCCGTCCGCACCCTCTGGCCACATCCAGGCACCCTCTTCGCCGAGCTGGAGCGGGAGATGCGGCTGGAGATGGAGAGGGCTCGGGAGTTCATGAGCAGCGTGGAGCAGTACCTGAACAgcgggagcagccccgggcGGCTCGGCATCGCCACGGACCTCGCCTCCAGCACCAGCGCAGCCCTGACCCAGGGCTCCGGGGACGGCTTCTCTGTCTGCCAGGACGTGAGGAACTTCGCTCCCGAGCAGCTGTCGGTGAAAGTAGTGGGCAGGAAGGTGGTGCTGGTGGGGCAGAAGGAGACGCAGAGCACAGACGAGAAGGGCTCGTTCTCCTACAAGTACGAGGTGCTGAAGCGGGAGTGGGACGTGCCCGAGGAGGTGGATGCCGAAGCGCTGACCTGCTCCCTGTCCAAGGACGGGCAGCTCCGCATCGAGGCCCCCAAGCTGGCGCTGCCGGCCGCTCCCGAGAGGAACGTGCCCATCCAGATGGGGCCAGCGGTGGCACAgacagctggcagcactgaggaTGGAGCCGAGCGGGCCAAGGCGTGAAGAGGAGCAACGGGGACCAGGCGGAGCCTGGCTACGGGGGCAGCTGCTGGCCGCAGAGCGGTACCGCGCTGTGACTGCGCGATGGCCCGGGGGGAGGTGTCTGCCCAAAACATGCGGCTTTTTtgatatataataaatattccTAACTTTTATTTGTGTGGTTTCGGTGTTTCTGGTCTTGCCCAGCCCTGCGCTTTGCAACACAATGCCTGTGCCCACGCAGCGCGATGGAGGGGTGGGGAACGGGGCTGTGCTTGCATCGGGCATGTCCCTGGCACCTGCCTTGGCAGAGGAGGTTGTGCGAGGGGCTCCAGGCCATGTGCAGCACTGAGAATCCCCAGGAGGTCCTGAGCAGGGTAGCCTTGGAACAATTGACTCCCATCTTTGGGATGGTGCTGGAACACTCCCGTGCCGTGTCCGCCCCGCCACTGCTGGTCCCTTCCAGGTGCTGCCCGCAGCTCCGCGCACCAGCTCGACGCTAAACCGTGCCCCCCGCGGTGAGAGAGGCGCGGCCTCTCGGCAAAGGCCGTGCGGGCGGAGCCGGTTCGCTGGTACCGGTCAGGAGGCGCGACCCCGCTCCGGCTGTGGGGAGGCGGAGGGCGGTTCACACACCGCATTTGGAGAAGAGGGCGTGGCCATGCTCCATATTTGCGGGAGTCCGCGGTGCGCAGAGCGCTCCGCGCGCCGCCGGACCGGCAGCGGTACCGGTTACCGGAGGGGTGGGGGGGTTCCTCCGGGCACCGACAGCTCGGCATCGCCCCGTGAGGGGCTGTCGCAGTGGGGCGTCATGACCGGACCTCGATCCTTTCTGGACGGTTCACGCCACCCGCAGTCCCGAGTGGGGGCTCTGCTCGCGTTCGGAACTGCGGGTGTCGTGaaccggcgggggggggggggggggggggggggggggggggggggggggggggggggggggggggggggggggggggggggggggggggggggggggggggggggggggggggggggggggggggggggggggggggggggggggggggggggggggggggggggggggggggggggggggggggggggggggggggggggggggggggggggggggggggggggggggggggggggggggggggggggggggggggggggggggggggggggggggggggggggggggggggggggggggggggggggggggggggggggggggggggggggggggggggggggggggggggggggggggggggggggggggggggggggggggggggggggggggggggggggggggggggggggggggggggggggggggggggggggggggggggggggggggggggggggggggggggggggggggggggggggggggggggggggggggggggggggggggggggggggggggggggggggggggggggggggggggggggggggggggggggggggggggggggggggggggggggggggggggcggctggAGGAGCGGGATCCAGCGACCCGGCACGGCCCgggctgagccagcagcagcggGCGAGCCAGCGCAAGGCGCAGGTGCGGGGGTTCCCCCGCGGGAagaagctggagaagctggGGGTCTTCTCGGCTTGCAAGGTgtggacagggggacagggagggcaggaggtgggGTTCAAGCTGTGCATGAATGGGAGATGCAAGGACGGGCATGGGTGGGGGTGCAGGAGGGgtgcaggggatgcaggagtGGGGGTTCAATGCTatgcagggatgggggatgaAGGACAAAGGTGCTGACCTGAgtgagggatgcaggagggagTTGGAAGGACGTTTATGGGTGTAGGAGGGGAATTTAGGGGCTGCAGGACGGTGAGTGCAAGGAATACATGGACAAAGGATGCGGGAGTGGGTGCTGGGATGTACATGGGGTGCAGGACTGGGGTGTTGGGCTGTGTGCAGGCAAGGGGTGCAGGAAGAGAGTGCTGAGTTATCCAAGGGAAGTGCAAGGATGTCACTGCGCAGG
The genomic region above belongs to Ficedula albicollis isolate OC2 chromosome 27, FicAlb1.5, whole genome shotgun sequence and contains:
- the LOC101807667 gene encoding heat shock protein 30C-like; the encoded protein is MLCRLHFMPPMSSSLFPWLGPVRTLWPHPGTLFAELEREMRLEMERAREFMSSVEQYLNSGSSPGRLGIATDLASSTSAALTQGSGDGFSVCQDVRNFAPEQLSVKVVGRKVVLVGQKETQSTDEKGSFSYKYEVLKREWDVPEEVDAEALTCSLSKDGQLRIEAPKLALPAAPERNVPIQMGPAVAQTAGSTEDGAERAKA